A single region of the Streptomyces caelestis genome encodes:
- a CDS encoding nucleoside triphosphate pyrophosphohydrolase — protein sequence MNANSPEATPGPEQAAPGTAATPAPGRVVLLTTSHRVAPGLLSWPAWQALHAADQVLCADGAHPQLPYLREAGIAVAEASPTAQELVDACAGGRTVVVVATGEGEPALTDGLARLAGTGRVAMPELELLPASYDLPGARLLDLVQVMDRIRAECPWSSQQTHKGLAKYGIEEAYELVEAIEEGDRDELREELGDVLLQVVFHARIAEEDGDAPFSIDDVAAGIVAKLIHRHPHVFGDETATTPEEVKAHWLRTKAVEKQRTSITEGVPLGQPGLALAAKLASRARAAHLDIPLPPVEGIGYDLLALAVRAESQGVDPEAALRAAARAYRDAIREVEG from the coding sequence GTGAACGCCAACAGCCCCGAAGCCACTCCTGGTCCCGAGCAGGCCGCCCCCGGCACGGCCGCCACCCCGGCCCCCGGCCGCGTCGTCCTGCTCACCACCAGCCACCGCGTCGCCCCCGGCCTGCTGTCCTGGCCCGCCTGGCAGGCACTGCACGCGGCCGACCAGGTGCTGTGCGCGGACGGCGCGCATCCGCAGCTGCCGTATCTGCGCGAGGCGGGGATAGCGGTCGCCGAGGCGTCCCCGACGGCCCAGGAGCTGGTCGACGCCTGCGCCGGCGGCCGCACGGTGGTCGTCGTGGCGACAGGCGAGGGCGAGCCGGCCCTGACGGACGGCCTGGCCCGCCTCGCCGGCACCGGCCGCGTCGCCATGCCCGAGCTGGAGCTGCTCCCCGCCTCCTACGACCTGCCGGGCGCCCGCCTGCTCGATCTCGTCCAGGTCATGGACCGCATCCGCGCCGAGTGCCCGTGGTCGTCCCAGCAGACCCACAAGGGCCTGGCCAAGTACGGCATCGAGGAGGCGTACGAACTCGTCGAGGCGATCGAGGAGGGCGACCGCGACGAACTGCGCGAGGAGCTCGGTGACGTCCTCCTCCAGGTCGTCTTCCACGCCCGGATCGCCGAGGAGGACGGGGACGCTCCCTTCTCCATCGACGACGTCGCCGCCGGCATCGTCGCCAAGCTGATCCACCGCCACCCGCATGTCTTCGGCGACGAGACGGCCACCACGCCCGAGGAGGTCAAGGCGCACTGGCTGCGCACCAAGGCGGTCGAGAAGCAGCGCACCTCGATCACCGAGGGCGTCCCCCTCGGCCAGCCCGGCCTGGCCCTCGCCGCCAAGCTCGCCTCCCGCGCCCGCGCCGCGCACCTGGACATACCGCTCCCTCCCGTCGAGGGCATCGGTTACGACCTGCTGGCCCTGGCCGTCCGCGCGGAGTCACAGGGCGTCGACCCGGAAGCGGCCCTGAGAGCAGCGGCCCGCGCGTACCGGGACGCGATCAGGGAGGTCGAGGGCTGA
- the eno gene encoding phosphopyruvate hydratase, which produces MPSIDVVVAREILDSRGNPTVEVEVGLDDGSTGRAAVPSGASTGAFEAIELRDGDSNRYLGKGVEKAVLAVIEQIGPELVGYDATEQRLIDQAMFDLDATDNKGSLGANAILGVSLAVAHAASEASDLPLFRYLGGPNAHLLPVPMMNILNGGSHADSNVDIQEFMIAPIGAESFSEALRWGAEVYHTLKKVLKSKGLATGLGDEGGFAPNLGSNREALDLILEAINEAGYTPGEQIALALDVAASEFYKDGVYTFEGKDRSAAEMTEYYAELVDAYPLVSIEDPLFEDDWEGWKTITDKLGDKVQLVGDDLFVTNPERLARGIEEGAANALLVKVNQIGSLTETLDAVELAQRNGFKCMMSHRSGETEDVTIADLAVATNCGQIKTGAPARSERVAKYNQLLRIEEILDDAAVYAGRSAFPRFKG; this is translated from the coding sequence GTGCCGTCCATCGACGTCGTCGTAGCCCGGGAAATCCTGGACTCCCGAGGCAACCCCACGGTCGAGGTCGAGGTCGGCCTCGACGACGGCAGCACCGGTCGTGCCGCCGTCCCGTCCGGCGCCTCCACGGGCGCCTTCGAGGCCATCGAGCTGCGCGACGGCGACTCGAACCGCTACCTCGGCAAGGGTGTGGAGAAGGCCGTCCTCGCGGTCATCGAGCAGATCGGCCCGGAGCTGGTCGGCTACGACGCCACCGAGCAGCGCCTGATCGACCAGGCGATGTTCGACCTGGACGCCACCGACAACAAGGGCTCCCTCGGCGCCAACGCCATCCTCGGCGTCTCGCTCGCCGTCGCCCACGCCGCCTCCGAGGCCAGCGACCTTCCGCTGTTCCGCTACCTGGGCGGCCCGAACGCGCACCTGCTGCCGGTGCCGATGATGAACATCCTGAACGGCGGCTCGCACGCCGACTCCAACGTGGACATCCAGGAGTTCATGATCGCCCCGATCGGCGCGGAGTCCTTCTCCGAGGCCCTGCGCTGGGGCGCCGAGGTCTACCACACGCTGAAGAAGGTCCTGAAGTCCAAGGGCCTGGCCACCGGCCTCGGCGACGAGGGCGGCTTCGCCCCGAACCTCGGCTCCAACCGCGAGGCCCTCGACCTCATCCTCGAGGCGATCAACGAGGCCGGGTACACCCCCGGCGAGCAGATCGCCCTGGCCCTCGACGTGGCCGCGTCCGAGTTCTACAAGGACGGCGTCTACACCTTCGAGGGCAAGGACCGCTCGGCGGCCGAGATGACCGAGTACTACGCGGAGCTCGTCGACGCGTACCCGCTCGTCTCCATCGAGGACCCGCTGTTCGAGGACGACTGGGAGGGCTGGAAGACCATCACCGACAAGCTCGGTGACAAGGTCCAGCTCGTCGGCGACGACCTGTTCGTCACCAACCCCGAGCGCCTGGCCCGCGGCATCGAGGAGGGCGCGGCCAACGCCCTGCTGGTCAAGGTCAACCAGATCGGCTCCCTGACCGAGACCCTGGACGCCGTCGAGCTGGCCCAGCGCAACGGCTTCAAGTGCATGATGTCCCACCGCTCCGGCGAGACCGAGGACGTCACCATCGCCGACCTGGCCGTCGCCACCAACTGCGGCCAGATCAAGACCGGCGCCCCGGCCCGCTCCGAGCGCGTCGCCAAGTACAACCAGCTGCTGCGCATCGAGGAGATCCTCGACGACGCGGCGGTGTACGCCGGCCGCAGCGCGTTCCCGCGCTTCAAGGGCTGA
- a CDS encoding type II toxin-antitoxin system RelE family toxin gives MKYAFRFTTAAQRQLRALSRPDAMRILTALTALGDDPYRQDADVKKLTGPSELYRLRVGSYRVAYQINDGELVVLVVKVGDRRDVYRNL, from the coding sequence GTGAAGTACGCCTTCCGGTTCACCACGGCGGCACAGCGGCAACTCCGGGCCCTCAGCCGTCCCGATGCCATGCGTATCCTGACCGCGTTGACCGCACTCGGTGACGACCCGTACCGCCAGGACGCCGACGTCAAGAAACTCACCGGACCGTCGGAGCTCTACCGGCTCCGGGTCGGAAGCTACCGGGTCGCCTACCAGATCAACGACGGTGAACTCGTCGTCCTCGTCGTCAAGGTGGGCGACCGGCGGGACGTCTACCGAAACCTGTGA
- a CDS encoding antitoxin: MGIFDKLKSQARNKGKQGSDSAERKMNERTGGKHEDQIDAGQQRVEGQLGMDRDRERPDQS, translated from the coding sequence ATGGGCATCTTCGACAAGCTCAAGAGCCAGGCGCGGAACAAGGGCAAGCAAGGCTCCGACTCCGCGGAACGGAAGATGAACGAGAGGACCGGCGGCAAGCACGAGGACCAGATCGATGCCGGGCAGCAGCGGGTCGAGGGACAGCTCGGCATGGACCGCGACCGCGAACGGCCCGACCAGAGTTAA
- a CDS encoding Ppx/GppA phosphatase family protein, whose product MTRVAAVDCGTNSIRLLVADADPATGELVDLDRRMTIVRLGQGVDRTGRLAPEALQRTFAACREYAGIIKEHGAERLRFVATSASRDAENRDEFVRGVLDILGVEPEVISGDQEAEFSFTGATKELAGRDHLAKPYLVVDIGGGSTEFVLGDDHVRAARSVDIGCVRMTERHLVRDGAVTDPPAEEQIAAMRADIEAALDLAEETVPLREARTLVGLAGSVTTVSAIAQELPEYDSAAIHHSRVSREKVREITEWLLRSTHAERAAVPSMHPGRVDVIGAGALVLLSIMERIGAEEVVVSEHDILDGIAHDAASEAR is encoded by the coding sequence GTGACCCGCGTCGCCGCCGTGGACTGCGGTACGAACTCCATCCGGCTCCTGGTCGCCGACGCGGACCCGGCCACCGGTGAGCTGGTCGACCTGGACCGCCGTATGACGATCGTGCGGCTCGGGCAGGGCGTCGACCGCACCGGCCGGCTCGCCCCCGAAGCGCTCCAGCGGACCTTCGCGGCCTGTCGCGAGTACGCCGGGATCATCAAGGAGCACGGGGCGGAACGGCTGCGGTTCGTGGCGACCTCCGCCTCCCGGGACGCCGAGAACCGGGACGAGTTCGTGCGCGGCGTACTGGACATCCTGGGCGTCGAGCCCGAGGTGATCTCCGGGGACCAGGAGGCCGAGTTCTCCTTCACCGGCGCCACCAAGGAGCTCGCCGGGCGCGACCACCTCGCGAAGCCCTACCTCGTGGTGGACATCGGCGGCGGCTCGACCGAGTTCGTCCTCGGCGACGACCATGTCCGCGCGGCACGCTCGGTGGACATCGGCTGTGTCCGCATGACCGAGCGGCACCTGGTCCGGGACGGGGCCGTGACCGACCCGCCGGCCGAGGAGCAGATCGCGGCCATGCGGGCGGACATCGAGGCCGCCCTCGACCTCGCCGAGGAGACGGTCCCGCTGCGCGAGGCCCGCACGCTGGTCGGCCTGGCCGGGTCCGTGACGACCGTGTCGGCGATCGCCCAGGAGCTGCCGGAGTACGACTCGGCCGCCATCCACCACTCCCGCGTCTCCCGCGAGAAGGTCCGCGAGATCACCGAGTGGCTGCTGCGCTCCACGCACGCCGAGCGCGCGGCCGTGCCCTCCATGCACCCGGGCCGGGTCGACGTGATCGGGGCGGGGGCCCTCGTGCTGCTGTCGATCATGGAGCGGATCGGCGCGGAGGAGGTCGTGGTGAGCGAGCACGACATCCTCGACGGGATAGCTCATGACGCGGCGAGCGAGGCGCGCTGA
- a CDS encoding N-acetyltransferase: MQWKISSLADRPDMLERVVGMADSWPEFTIQDLVGAAHFPRIATELPEYVLFAEDEQGEIVANAYSVPFALNAEGRGRLPANGWDTVLVWAFSDLRRGVRPDTVSAISVSIAPHAQGRGLSAVMLSAMRDNARARGFREVVAPVRPNAKHLEPHTPIEEYAHRVRPDGLPQDPWLRVHARAGATIDSVAPASMTVAASLADWRRWTGLPFDARGDIEVPGALVPVRCEPERGYAVYVEPNVWMRHPL; encoded by the coding sequence ATGCAGTGGAAGATATCGAGCCTCGCCGACCGTCCCGACATGCTGGAGCGGGTCGTCGGAATGGCGGACAGCTGGCCGGAGTTCACCATCCAGGACCTCGTGGGGGCCGCACACTTCCCGCGGATCGCCACCGAACTCCCGGAGTACGTCCTGTTCGCCGAGGACGAGCAGGGCGAGATCGTCGCGAACGCCTACAGCGTGCCGTTCGCCCTGAACGCCGAGGGCCGTGGCCGACTGCCCGCGAACGGCTGGGACACGGTCCTCGTGTGGGCCTTCTCCGACCTGCGTCGCGGGGTCCGCCCCGACACCGTCAGCGCGATCTCGGTCTCCATCGCCCCGCACGCCCAGGGCCGCGGCCTGTCCGCTGTGATGCTCTCGGCCATGCGTGACAACGCCCGGGCGCGCGGCTTCAGGGAGGTCGTCGCCCCGGTCCGCCCCAACGCCAAGCACCTGGAACCGCACACACCCATCGAGGAGTACGCCCACCGCGTGCGCCCCGACGGCCTGCCCCAGGACCCGTGGCTGCGGGTCCACGCCCGGGCCGGTGCCACCATCGACTCCGTGGCACCGGCGTCCATGACGGTGGCCGCCTCGCTGGCCGACTGGCGCCGCTGGACAGGGCTGCCCTTCGACGCCCGGGGCGACATCGAGGTGCCCGGAGCCCTGGTACCGGTGCGCTGCGAGCCGGAGCGCGGGTACGCGGTGTACGTCGAGCCCAACGTGTGGATGCGGCATCCCCTGTGA
- a CDS encoding LysM peptidoglycan-binding domain-containing protein produces MLSGNGRHRRPRQAPALLVAAGVTGSAIAIPLLGASGASAADGTTWDRVADCETGGAWSQNTGNGYFGGLQLSQEDWENHGGLDYAPSADLASRSQQIAVAERILADQGVGAWRTCGLLSGLQQDKDPGTSDSSTPTDSPGLLDSVESSPSSSPSSSPSPDAPSTSQDKTAKSDKSSDSIDSSTRDQSRDQEPDSSLPATSESGESGNSQQDDDSSALTDTGSGRHRGPGADEKPAPADGRTDESTGRHASRGGDASREAPDGSYTVRPGDSLWSIADSLDLSGGWHALYAGNQAAVGVDPNLIRPGQKLTVGVEADGE; encoded by the coding sequence ATGCTCTCCGGGAACGGTCGGCACCGTCGCCCCCGCCAGGCTCCGGCTCTCCTCGTCGCGGCCGGAGTGACCGGCTCCGCCATCGCGATCCCGCTCCTCGGAGCCTCCGGCGCCAGCGCGGCCGACGGCACGACCTGGGACCGGGTCGCGGACTGCGAGACGGGCGGCGCCTGGAGCCAGAACACCGGCAACGGATACTTCGGCGGCCTCCAGTTGTCCCAGGAGGACTGGGAGAACCACGGCGGCCTCGACTACGCCCCGAGTGCCGACCTGGCCAGCCGGTCCCAGCAGATAGCCGTGGCCGAGAGAATCCTCGCCGACCAGGGGGTCGGCGCGTGGCGCACCTGCGGGCTGCTCTCCGGCCTCCAGCAGGACAAGGATCCGGGCACGTCCGACTCGTCGACTCCGACGGACTCGCCCGGATTGCTCGACTCCGTCGAGTCGTCTCCTTCGTCTTCTCCGTCCTCGTCGCCGTCCCCTGACGCACCGTCGACCTCGCAGGACAAAACCGCCAAGTCCGACAAGTCATCCGATTCTATTGATTCCTCGACACGGGATCAGTCGCGAGACCAGGAGCCCGACAGCTCCCTCCCGGCCACTTCCGAGAGTGGCGAGTCCGGCAATTCCCAGCAGGACGACGACTCTTCGGCCCTGACCGACACCGGCTCCGGCCGCCATCGCGGCCCCGGCGCCGACGAGAAGCCCGCACCCGCGGACGGCCGTACGGACGAATCCACGGGCCGGCACGCATCGCGCGGCGGCGACGCCTCGCGCGAGGCGCCGGACGGCTCCTACACCGTGCGCCCCGGCGACAGCCTCTGGTCCATCGCCGACTCCCTTGACCTCAGCGGCGGATGGCACGCGCTCTACGCCGGGAACCAGGCCGCCGTCGGCGTCGACCCGAACCTCATCCGCCCCGGTCAGAAGCTCACGGTAGGGGTCGAAGCGGACGGCGAGTAG
- a CDS encoding FtsB family cell division protein, with translation MAVKDRDRFSTATRIRLLGEQTAARVYRSQTKRQARRSRLTGRAALLALVMCSLIVALAYPMREYVSQRAEIDDLQREQQQARQRVERLRDQKARWQDDAYAEQQIRKRLHYVMPGETGFIVVDPHAARQSRADLGAADRPWYSNVWDGVDKADASDR, from the coding sequence ATGGCCGTGAAGGACCGGGACCGGTTCTCCACCGCGACCAGGATCCGGCTGCTCGGTGAGCAGACCGCGGCCCGGGTCTACCGCTCCCAGACCAAGCGCCAGGCCCGCCGCTCCCGGCTGACCGGCCGGGCCGCGCTGCTCGCCCTGGTGATGTGCTCGCTGATAGTGGCCCTGGCCTACCCGATGCGGGAGTACGTCTCGCAGCGGGCCGAGATCGACGACCTCCAGCGCGAACAGCAGCAGGCCCGGCAGCGCGTCGAACGGCTGCGCGACCAGAAGGCGCGCTGGCAGGACGACGCGTACGCGGAGCAGCAGATCCGGAAGCGGTTGCACTACGTCATGCCGGGGGAGACGGGGTTCATCGTCGTCGACCCGCACGCGGCGCGGCAGTCGCGCGCCGACCTCGGGGCGGCCGACCGCCCCTGGTACTCGAACGTCTGGGACGGGGTCGACAAGGCCGACGCCTCCGACCGGTGA
- a CDS encoding SurA N-terminal domain-containing protein: MHRRRRTALLLTAAIAAAAPLLTACGNDAHPGAAAVVGGQRITLSQLEERVGEVRAAQRAAVQNDAQYQQAIAGTGTLTRDTLHTMILDRVLHRAAADAGVTVTRREIQEMRSGLEEQAGGAKQLETTWLQQYGVPPQRLEENLRLQLEAQKLAEKLGTDTNRPEFWKALSEASKDLNVDLNPRYGTWDVQKSSRADAKTPWVRDVSAAQAQQSM; this comes from the coding sequence TTGCACCGCCGCCGTCGCACCGCGCTCCTCCTCACCGCCGCCATCGCCGCCGCGGCTCCCCTTCTCACCGCCTGCGGCAACGACGCGCATCCCGGCGCGGCAGCCGTGGTGGGCGGCCAGCGGATCACCCTCTCCCAGCTGGAGGAGCGGGTCGGCGAGGTACGCGCGGCCCAGCGGGCCGCCGTGCAGAACGACGCCCAGTACCAGCAGGCCATCGCCGGGACCGGCACGCTCACCCGCGACACCCTGCACACCATGATCCTCGACCGGGTCCTGCACCGCGCCGCCGCGGACGCCGGTGTGACCGTCACCCGCAGGGAGATCCAGGAGATGCGGTCCGGCCTGGAAGAGCAGGCCGGCGGCGCCAAGCAGCTGGAGACGACCTGGCTCCAGCAGTACGGCGTCCCGCCGCAGCGCCTCGAAGAGAATCTCCGCCTCCAGCTGGAGGCCCAGAAGCTCGCCGAGAAGCTCGGCACCGACACCAACCGTCCCGAGTTCTGGAAGGCCCTGTCCGAGGCCTCCAAGGACCTGAACGTCGACCTCAATCCGCGCTACGGCACCTGGGACGTCCAGAAGAGCAGCCGCGCCGACGCGAAGACGCCGTGGGTGCGGGACGTGTCGGCGGCCCAGGCGCAGCAGAGCATGTAG
- a CDS encoding LysM peptidoglycan-binding domain-containing protein, producing MLFSGKGTHRRPSKATRAIAIAGVTGAAVAAPLMAAGNASAATASEWDAVAQCESGGNWSINTGNGYYGGLQFSASTWSGYGGTKYASTADQATKAQQIEIAEKVLASQGKGAWPVCGKGLSSAGYTGGGSSSGDSASNSSSQSTETRQTEQQPASRSEERPAAKKTVTTPTGKKVKKGDGEYKVVKGDTLSSIATEHKVEGGWAKLYELNKDIVQEANLIYPGQQLHLK from the coding sequence ATGCTGTTTTCCGGCAAGGGCACGCACCGCCGTCCGTCCAAGGCCACTCGGGCCATCGCCATCGCCGGTGTCACCGGTGCCGCCGTCGCCGCCCCGCTGATGGCGGCCGGCAACGCCTCCGCCGCCACCGCCTCCGAGTGGGACGCCGTCGCCCAGTGCGAGTCCGGCGGCAACTGGTCCATCAACACCGGCAACGGCTACTACGGCGGTCTGCAGTTCTCCGCCTCCACCTGGTCCGGCTACGGCGGCACCAAGTACGCCTCCACCGCCGACCAGGCCACCAAGGCCCAGCAGATCGAGATCGCCGAGAAGGTCCTCGCGAGCCAGGGCAAGGGTGCCTGGCCGGTCTGCGGCAAGGGCCTGTCGAGCGCCGGTTACACCGGCGGCGGCTCCTCCTCGGGCGACTCCGCCTCGAACAGCTCGTCGCAGAGCACCGAGACCCGCCAGACCGAGCAGCAGCCGGCCTCCCGTTCCGAGGAGCGCCCGGCCGCGAAGAAGACCGTCACCACCCCGACCGGCAAGAAGGTCAAGAAGGGCGACGGCGAGTACAAGGTCGTCAAGGGCGACACCCTCAGCTCGATCGCGACCGAGCACAAGGTCGAGGGCGGCTGGGCGAAGCTGTACGAGCTGAACAAGGACATCGTCCAGGAAGCCAACCTCATCTACCCGGGCCAGCAGCTGCACCTGAAGTAA
- a CDS encoding cytochrome P450 family protein: MRCDVPGGPELFSWKFATDPYPAYAWLREHAPVHRTELPSGVEAWLVTRYADAKQALADHRLSKNPAHHDEPAHAKGKTGIPGERKAELMTHLLNIDPPDHTRLRRLVSKAFTPRRVAEFAPRVQELTDGLIDGFAEKGSADLIHEFAFPLPIYAICDLLGVPREDQDDFRDWAGMMIRHQGGPRGGVARSVKKMRGYLADLIHRKREALPTEPAPGEDLISGLIRASDHGEHLTENEAAAMAFILLFAGFETTVNLIGNGTYALLTHPEQRARLQASLAAGETGLLETGVEELLRYDGPVELATWRFATQPLTIGGQHIAAGDPVLVVLAAADRDPERFADPDVLDLARRDNQHLGYGHGIHYCLGAPLARLEGQTALATLLTRLPDLRLAADPAELRWRGGLIMRGLRTLPVEFTPTQR; encoded by the coding sequence ATGCGATGTGACGTGCCCGGCGGGCCCGAACTGTTTTCGTGGAAGTTCGCCACCGACCCCTACCCGGCCTACGCCTGGCTCCGCGAGCACGCCCCCGTGCACCGCACCGAGCTGCCCAGCGGCGTGGAGGCCTGGCTGGTCACGCGGTACGCCGATGCCAAGCAGGCGCTCGCCGACCACCGGCTCTCCAAGAACCCGGCGCATCACGACGAACCCGCGCACGCCAAGGGCAAGACCGGGATCCCCGGCGAGCGCAAGGCCGAGCTGATGACGCATCTGCTCAACATCGACCCGCCGGACCACACCCGGCTGCGGCGGCTCGTGTCCAAGGCGTTCACGCCGCGCCGGGTCGCCGAGTTCGCGCCGCGGGTGCAGGAGCTCACGGACGGGCTCATCGACGGGTTCGCGGAGAAGGGGTCCGCCGACCTCATCCACGAGTTCGCGTTCCCGCTCCCCATCTACGCCATCTGCGACCTGCTCGGCGTCCCCCGCGAGGACCAGGACGACTTCCGCGACTGGGCGGGGATGATGATCCGGCACCAGGGCGGGCCCCGGGGCGGCGTGGCGCGGTCCGTGAAGAAGATGCGCGGCTACCTCGCCGACCTCATCCACCGCAAGCGGGAGGCGCTCCCCACCGAGCCCGCCCCCGGCGAGGACCTCATCTCCGGTCTCATCCGCGCCTCCGACCACGGTGAGCACCTCACCGAGAACGAGGCCGCGGCCATGGCCTTCATCCTGTTGTTCGCCGGCTTCGAAACGACCGTGAACCTGATCGGCAACGGCACCTACGCCCTGCTCACCCACCCCGAGCAGCGCGCGCGGCTCCAGGCGTCCCTCGCCGCCGGGGAGACCGGCCTCCTGGAGACCGGCGTCGAGGAGCTCCTGCGCTACGACGGCCCCGTCGAACTCGCCACCTGGCGGTTCGCCACACAGCCGCTCACCATCGGCGGACAGCACATCGCGGCCGGTGACCCGGTCCTCGTCGTCCTGGCCGCCGCGGACCGGGATCCGGAGCGGTTCGCAGATCCGGACGTGCTCGACCTCGCCCGCCGCGACAACCAGCACCTCGGTTACGGCCACGGCATCCACTACTGCCTCGGCGCCCCGCTCGCCCGCCTGGAGGGCCAGACCGCGCTCGCCACGCTCCTCACCCGCCTCCCGGACCTGCGGCTCGCCGCGGATCCGGCCGAGCTGCGCTGGCGCGGCGGTCTCATCATGCGCGGGCTGCGCACCCTCCCGGTGGAGTTCACACCGACCCAAAGGTGA
- a CDS encoding DUF501 domain-containing protein — protein METPPPTTPRTEPTDADVEAFKQQLGRPPRGLRAIAHRCPCGQPDVVETAPRLPDGTPFPTLYYLTCPRAASAIGTLEANGVMKEMTERLASDPELAAAYQAAHEDYIRRRDEIEELKNFPSAGGMPDRVKCLHVLVAHSLAAGPGVNPLGDEAIGMLPEWWLKGPCVAAAEEDAQ, from the coding sequence ATGGAAACGCCCCCGCCGACCACTCCGCGCACCGAGCCCACCGACGCGGACGTCGAGGCCTTCAAGCAGCAGCTCGGCCGGCCCCCGCGCGGTCTGCGCGCGATCGCGCACCGGTGCCCGTGCGGGCAGCCCGACGTCGTCGAGACGGCCCCGCGGCTGCCGGACGGGACGCCGTTCCCCACGCTGTACTACCTGACGTGCCCGCGCGCCGCCTCGGCCATCGGCACGCTGGAGGCGAACGGCGTGATGAAGGAGATGACCGAGCGGCTGGCCTCGGACCCGGAGCTGGCGGCGGCGTATCAAGCGGCGCACGAGGACTACATCCGGCGCCGTGACGAGATCGAGGAGCTGAAGAACTTCCCGAGCGCGGGCGGCATGCCGGACCGGGTGAAGTGCCTGCACGTGCTGGTGGCGCACTCGCTGGCCGCGGGGCCCGGGGTGAACCCGCTCGGGGACGAGGCCATCGGGATGCTGCCGGAGTGGTGGCTCAAGGGCCCGTGCGTGGCGGCCGCCGAGGAGGACGCCCAGTGA
- a CDS encoding type II toxin-antitoxin system Phd/YefM family antitoxin — MTENTVTVREARAHLADHINRAEEGVPTVITRNGAPVAAVVPISDFEALEEAADVMLAREAEAILAEGGTTVTMAELLADLFTERDGEAA, encoded by the coding sequence ATGACTGAGAACACCGTGACCGTACGGGAAGCCCGCGCGCACCTCGCCGACCACATCAACCGGGCTGAGGAAGGCGTCCCGACCGTCATCACGCGCAATGGCGCTCCGGTGGCCGCCGTGGTGCCGATCTCGGACTTCGAAGCGTTGGAGGAGGCGGCCGACGTGATGTTGGCGCGTGAAGCCGAAGCGATCCTGGCCGAGGGCGGCACCACGGTGACGATGGCCGAACTGCTGGCGGACCTGTTCACCGAGCGGGACGGCGAGGCGGCGTGA
- a CDS encoding HNH endonuclease family protein has translation MRRLRGGAAVAVAMMFAGSALAGCEGLAPPADGGGPSGSGVPAAGDGRAVNPLDNPDGTKPGLAAITSAEDKARARALIEKVGTKGRGPRTGYDRDEFGYAWMDSAPADVPFARNGCDTRNDLLKRDGEDLRFRSGSDCVVMALTLHDPYTGKVIEWTKSRATEVQIDHVMPLSYDWQMGASRWTEDKREAIANDPLNLVPVDGRTNSSKGDSGPASWLPPSKRIRCAYAVRFAQVSLKYELPVTAADKRMMREQCGG, from the coding sequence ATGAGGCGTCTGAGGGGCGGGGCGGCAGTGGCTGTCGCGATGATGTTCGCCGGTTCGGCACTGGCCGGCTGCGAAGGCCTGGCCCCGCCCGCGGACGGCGGCGGGCCCTCGGGTTCCGGCGTCCCGGCGGCCGGCGACGGACGAGCCGTGAACCCGCTGGACAACCCGGACGGCACGAAGCCGGGCCTGGCGGCGATCACGTCCGCCGAGGACAAGGCGAGGGCCCGTGCCCTGATCGAGAAGGTCGGGACGAAGGGACGCGGCCCCAGGACCGGCTACGACCGGGACGAGTTCGGCTACGCCTGGATGGACTCGGCACCGGCCGACGTCCCCTTCGCCCGCAACGGCTGCGACACGCGCAACGACCTCCTGAAGCGCGACGGGGAGGACCTTCGCTTCCGGTCGGGCTCGGACTGCGTCGTCATGGCACTGACGCTGCACGACCCGTACACCGGGAAGGTCATCGAGTGGACCAAGTCCCGCGCGACCGAGGTCCAGATAGACCACGTCATGCCGCTGTCCTACGACTGGCAGATGGGCGCCTCGCGCTGGACGGAGGACAAGCGGGAGGCCATCGCGAACGACCCGCTCAACCTCGTCCCGGTGGACGGGCGGACCAACAGCTCGAAGGGCGACTCCGGTCCGGCGTCCTGGCTGCCGCCGAGCAAGCGGATCCGCTGCGCCTATGCGGTGCGCTTCGCGCAGGTGTCGCTGAAGTACGAGCTTCCCGTCACGGCGGCGGACAAGCGGATGATGCGGGAGCAGTGCGGCGGCTGA